Proteins encoded in a region of the Eulemur rufifrons isolate Redbay chromosome 15, OSU_ERuf_1, whole genome shotgun sequence genome:
- the SKIC2 gene encoding superkiller complex protein 2 isoform X1, whose amino-acid sequence MMETERLVLPPPDPLDLPLRAVELGCTGRWELLNVPGAPESTLPHGLPPCAPDLQQEAEQLFLSSPAWLPLHGVEHSARKWQRKTDPWSLLAALGAPVPSDLQAQRHPTTGQILGYKEVLLENTNLSATTSLSLRRPPGPVSQSLWGNPTQYPFWPGGMDEPTITDLSTREEAEEEIDFEKDLLTVPPGFKKGVDFAPKDHPTPAPGLLSLSRLLEPLDLSGGDEDESEAVGQPAGPRGDTVSASPCRVPLARASSLEDLVLKEASTAVSTPEPPKPPPQEQWAIPVDVTSPVDDFYRLIPQPAFQWAFEPDVFQKQAILHLERHDSVFVAAHTSAGKTVVAEYAIALAQKHMTRTIYTSPIKALSNQKFRDFRNTFGDVGLLTGDVQLHPEASCLIMTTEILRSMLYSGSDVIRDLEWVIFDEVHYINDAERGVVWEEVLIMLPDHVSIILLSATVPNALEFADWIGRLKRRQIYVISTVARPVPLEHYLFTGNSPKTQGELFLLLDSRGAFHTKGYYAAAEAKKERMSKHAQTFGAKQPTHQGGPAQDRGVYLSLLASLRTRAQLPVVVFTFSRGRCDEQASGLTSLDLTTSSEKSEIHLFLQRCLARLRGSDRQLPQVLHMSELLHRGLGVHHSGILPILKEIVEMLFSRGLVKVLFATETFAMGVNMPARTVVFDSMRKHDGSTFRDLLPGEYVQMAGRAGRRGLDPTGTVILLCKGRVPEMADLHRMMMGKPSQLQSQFRLTYTMILNLLRVDALRVEDMMKRSFSEFPSRKDSKAHEQALAELTKRLGALEEPDVTGQLADLPEYYSWGEELTETRHMIQRRIVESVNGLKSLSVGRVVVVKNQEHHSTLGVILQVSSNSISRVFTTLVLCDKPASQDPQDGGPATPDVPHPDDLVGFKLFLPEGPCDHTVTKLQPGDVAAITTKVLRVNGEKILEDFSKRQQPKFKKDPPLAAVTTAVQELLRLAQAYPAGPPTLDPVNDLQLKDVSVVEGGLRARKLEELIRGAQCVYSPRFPAQYLKLRERMRIQKEMERLRFLLSDQSLLLLPEYHQRVEVLRTLGYVDEAGTVKLAGRVACAMSSHELLLTELMFDNALSALRPEEIAALLSGLVCQSPGDPGDQLPSTLKQGVERVQAVAKRIGEVQVACGLNQTVEEFVGELNFGLVEVVYEWARGMPFSELAGLSGTPEGLVVRCIQRLAEMCRSLRGAARLVGEPVLGAKMETAATLLRRDIVFAASLYTQ is encoded by the exons ATGATGGAGACTGAGCGACTCG TGCTACCTCCCCCAGATCCCCTGGACCTGCCCCTTCGGGCCGTGGAGCTGGGATGCACAGGGCGCTGGGAGCTCCTGAACGTGCCTGGGGCTCCAGAGAGCACA CTTCCCCATGGCCTCCCTCCCTGTGCCCCAGATCTGCAGCAAGAAGCAGAGCAGTTGTTTCTGTCGTCCCCAGCCTGGCTGCCTCTGCATGGTGTGGAGCACTCAGCCCG AAAATGGCAGAGGAAGACAGATCCCTGGTCTCTCCTGGCTGCCCTGGGGGCCCCTGTCCCATCTGACCTACAGGCCCAAAGACACCCAACCACAGGCCAGATACTGGGCTACAAGGAG GTCTTGCTGGAGAACACAAACCTCTCTGCCACGACTTCCTTGTCTCTTCGCCGGCCTCCAGGGCCGGTCTCCCAGTCCCTGTGGGGAAATCCAACACAGTACCCCTTCTGGCCAG GTGGGATGGACGAACCCACCATAACCGATCTGAGCACtcgggaggaggctgaggaggagataGACTTTGAGAAAG ATCTTCTTACTGTTCCACCTGGTTTCAAGAAGGGCGTGGACTTTGCACCAAAAG ATCACCCCACTCCAGCTCCCGGGTTGCTCAGCCTCAGCCGTCTGCTGGAGCCTCTAGATTTGAGTGGAGGTGATGAGGATGAGAGTGAGGCAGTGGGACAGCCAGCAGGTCCCAGAGGGGACACTGTTTCAGCCTCTCCCTGCCGTGTTCCCCTGGCCCGAGCAAGCAGCTTGGAGGACTTAGTGTTGAAG GAAGCCTCCACAGCTGTATCCACCCCAGAGCCCCCAAAACCTCCACCTCAGGAGCAGTGGGCCATTCCCGTGGATGTCACCTCCCCTGTGGATGATTTCTACCGCCTCATTCCCCAGCCAGCCTTCCAG TGGGCGTTTGAGCCAGATGTGTTTCAGAAACAGGCCATCCTGCACTTGGAGCGGCATGATTCTGTCTTTGTCGCAGCTCACACATCTGCGGGGAAGACAGTCGTGGCTGAATATGCCATTGCCCTGGCCCAGAAACACATGACTCG CACCATCTACACTTCGCCCATCAAGGCCCTCAGCAACCAGAAGTTCCGGGACTTCCGGAACACGTTCGGGGACGTGGGGCTGCTCACTGGGGACGTGCAGCTGCACCCGGAGGCCTCCTGCCTCATCATGACCACAGAGATCCTTCG CTCCATGCTGTACAGCGGCTCAGATGTCATCCGGGACCTGGAGTGGGTCATCTTTGATGAGGTTCACTACATCAACGATGCTGAG CGTGGGGTCGTGTGGGAGGAGGTGCTCATCATGCTGCCTGACCACGTCTCCATCATCCTGCTGAGTGCCACCGTCCCCAACGCCCTCGAGTTTGCTGACTGGATTGG GCGACTGAAGCGTCGCCAGATCTACGTGATCAGCACCGTTGCCCGCCCCGTCCCCCTGGAGCACTATCTCTTCACAGGGAACAGCCCCAAGACCCAGGGGGAGCTCTTCCTGTTGCTGGACTCCCGAGGAGCCTTCCACACAAAAGG GTACTACGCAGCTGCGGAGGCCAAGAAGGAGAGGATGAGCAAACATGCCCAGACCTTTGGGGCCAAGCAGCCCACGCACCAGGGGGGGCCTGCACAG GACCGTGGAGTGTACCTGTCCCTCCTGGCTTCTCTCCGCACGCGTGCCCAGCTGCCTGTGGTGGTGTTCACCTTCTCCCGGGGCCGCTGTGATGAGCAGGCCTCGGGCCTCACTTCCCTTGACCTCACCACAAGTTCAGAGAAGAGTGAGATTCACCTCTTCCTGCAGCGCTGCCTTGCTCGCCTCCGTGGCTCTGACCGCCAGCTGCCCCAG GTCCTGCACATGTCAGAGCTCCTGCACCGAGGCCTGGGTGTGCACCACAGTGGCATCCTGCCCATCCTCAAGGAGATCGTGGAGATGCTCTTCAGCCGCGGCCTGGTCAAG GTCTTGTTTGCCACGGAGACCTTCGCCATGGGTGTAAACATGCCCGCCCGTACCGTGGTGTTTGACTCCATGCGCAAGCACGATGGCTCTACCTTCCGGGACCTGCTCCCCGGGGAGTATGTGCAGATGGCAGGCCGGGCGGGGCGCAGGGGCCTGGACCCCACAGGCACCGTCATCCTGCTCTGCAAGGGCCGCGTGCCTGAGATGGCAGACCTGCACCGCATGATGATG GGGAAGCCGTCCCAGCTGCAGTCCCAGTTCCGCCTCACATACACTATGATCCTCAACCTGCTACGGGTGGATGCTCTCAGGGTGGAGGACATGATGAAGAGGAGCTTCTCTGAGTTTCCATCCCGCAAGGACAGCAAG GCCCATGAACAAGCTCTGGCTGAACTGACCAAGAGGCTGGGGGCCTTGGAGGAGCCTGACGTGACTGGCCAACTGGCCGACCTGCCTGAGTATTACAGCTGGGGGGAGGAATTGACAGAGACCCGGCACATGATCCAG AGACGCATCGTAGAGTCTGTGAATGGGCTGAAATCTCTCTCAGTGGGAAGAGTGGTGGTGGTGAAGAATCAGGAGCATCACAGCACTCTGGGTGTGATCCTGCAG GTCTCCTCAAACTCCATCAGCAGAGTATTCACAACCCTGGTCTTGTGTGATAAGCCCGCGTCTCAGGACCCACAGGATGGGGGGCCAGCCACTCCAGATGTCCCCCACCCAGATGACCTCGTGGGATTCAAGCTGTTCCTGCCTGAAG GGCCCTGTGACCACACTGTGACCAAGCTCCAGCCAGGAGACGTGGCTGCCATCACCACCAAGGTGCTCCGGGTGAATGGAGAGAAGATCTTGGAGGACTTCAGCAAGAGGCAGCAGCCGAAATTCAA gaaggatcctcccctcGCAGCTGTGACCACTGCTGTCCAGGAACTGCTGCGCCTGGCCCAGGCCTACCCAGCAGGACCCCCCACCCTCGATCCTGTCAACGACCTGCAGCTCAAGGATGTGTCAGTCGTGGAGGGTGGGCTCCGGGCTCGGAAGCTAGAGGAGCTGATCCGGGGGGCTCAGTGTGTGTACAGCCCCCGTTTTCCTGCCCAG TACCTGAAGCTGCGGGAGCGAATGCGGATACAGAAGGAGATGGAGCGGCTGCGATTCCTACTGTCGGATCAGTCGCTGCTGCTGCTCCCCGAGTACCACCAGcgagtggag GTGCTCCGAACCCTGGGTTATGTGGATGAGGCGGGTACCGTGAAGCTGGCAGGGCGGGTGGCTTGTGCCATGAGCAGCCATGAGCTGCTCCTTACTGAGCTCATGTTTGACAACGCACTGAGCGCCCTGCGGCCTGAGGAGATCGCAGCCCTGCTCTCCGGGCTGGTCTGCCAGagccctggggaccctggggaTCAGCTCCCGAGCACCCTCAAGCAG GGAGTAGAACGTGTCCAGGCTGTGGCCAAGCGCATTGGTGAGGTCCAGGTGGCCTGTGGCCTGAACCAGACAGTGGAGGAATTTGTTGGGGAGCTGAATTTTGGGCTGGTTGAGGTTGTGTACGAGTGGGCCCGGGGCATG CCCTTCTCTGAGTTGGCAGGGCTCTCGGGAACCCCCGAAGGCCTGGTGGTCCGCTGCATCCAGCGCCTGGCTGAGATGTGCCGCTCGCTTCGGGGGGCAGCCCGCCTGGTAGGAGAGCCTGTGCTGGGTGCCAAGATGGAGACAGCAGCTACCCTGCTACGGCGCGACATCGTCTTTGCAGCCAGCCTCTACACCCAGTGA
- the SKIC2 gene encoding superkiller complex protein 2 isoform X2, translating into MRLTAGTPVCSGPGSLSPCPPDLLTVPPGFKKGVDFAPKDHPTPAPGLLSLSRLLEPLDLSGGDEDESEAVGQPAGPRGDTVSASPCRVPLARASSLEDLVLKEASTAVSTPEPPKPPPQEQWAIPVDVTSPVDDFYRLIPQPAFQWAFEPDVFQKQAILHLERHDSVFVAAHTSAGKTVVAEYAIALAQKHMTRTIYTSPIKALSNQKFRDFRNTFGDVGLLTGDVQLHPEASCLIMTTEILRSMLYSGSDVIRDLEWVIFDEVHYINDAERGVVWEEVLIMLPDHVSIILLSATVPNALEFADWIGRLKRRQIYVISTVARPVPLEHYLFTGNSPKTQGELFLLLDSRGAFHTKGYYAAAEAKKERMSKHAQTFGAKQPTHQGGPAQDRGVYLSLLASLRTRAQLPVVVFTFSRGRCDEQASGLTSLDLTTSSEKSEIHLFLQRCLARLRGSDRQLPQVLHMSELLHRGLGVHHSGILPILKEIVEMLFSRGLVKVLFATETFAMGVNMPARTVVFDSMRKHDGSTFRDLLPGEYVQMAGRAGRRGLDPTGTVILLCKGRVPEMADLHRMMMGKPSQLQSQFRLTYTMILNLLRVDALRVEDMMKRSFSEFPSRKDSKAHEQALAELTKRLGALEEPDVTGQLADLPEYYSWGEELTETRHMIQRRIVESVNGLKSLSVGRVVVVKNQEHHSTLGVILQVSSNSISRVFTTLVLCDKPASQDPQDGGPATPDVPHPDDLVGFKLFLPEGPCDHTVTKLQPGDVAAITTKVLRVNGEKILEDFSKRQQPKFKKDPPLAAVTTAVQELLRLAQAYPAGPPTLDPVNDLQLKDVSVVEGGLRARKLEELIRGAQCVYSPRFPAQYLKLRERMRIQKEMERLRFLLSDQSLLLLPEYHQRVEVLRTLGYVDEAGTVKLAGRVACAMSSHELLLTELMFDNALSALRPEEIAALLSGLVCQSPGDPGDQLPSTLKQGVERVQAVAKRIGEVQVACGLNQTVEEFVGELNFGLVEVVYEWARGMPFSELAGLSGTPEGLVVRCIQRLAEMCRSLRGAARLVGEPVLGAKMETAATLLRRDIVFAASLYTQ; encoded by the exons ATGCGACTTACAGCTGGCACTCCAGTGTGCAGTGGCCctggttctctctctccctgtcctccagATCTTCTTACTGTTCCACCTGGTTTCAAGAAGGGCGTGGACTTTGCACCAAAAG ATCACCCCACTCCAGCTCCCGGGTTGCTCAGCCTCAGCCGTCTGCTGGAGCCTCTAGATTTGAGTGGAGGTGATGAGGATGAGAGTGAGGCAGTGGGACAGCCAGCAGGTCCCAGAGGGGACACTGTTTCAGCCTCTCCCTGCCGTGTTCCCCTGGCCCGAGCAAGCAGCTTGGAGGACTTAGTGTTGAAG GAAGCCTCCACAGCTGTATCCACCCCAGAGCCCCCAAAACCTCCACCTCAGGAGCAGTGGGCCATTCCCGTGGATGTCACCTCCCCTGTGGATGATTTCTACCGCCTCATTCCCCAGCCAGCCTTCCAG TGGGCGTTTGAGCCAGATGTGTTTCAGAAACAGGCCATCCTGCACTTGGAGCGGCATGATTCTGTCTTTGTCGCAGCTCACACATCTGCGGGGAAGACAGTCGTGGCTGAATATGCCATTGCCCTGGCCCAGAAACACATGACTCG CACCATCTACACTTCGCCCATCAAGGCCCTCAGCAACCAGAAGTTCCGGGACTTCCGGAACACGTTCGGGGACGTGGGGCTGCTCACTGGGGACGTGCAGCTGCACCCGGAGGCCTCCTGCCTCATCATGACCACAGAGATCCTTCG CTCCATGCTGTACAGCGGCTCAGATGTCATCCGGGACCTGGAGTGGGTCATCTTTGATGAGGTTCACTACATCAACGATGCTGAG CGTGGGGTCGTGTGGGAGGAGGTGCTCATCATGCTGCCTGACCACGTCTCCATCATCCTGCTGAGTGCCACCGTCCCCAACGCCCTCGAGTTTGCTGACTGGATTGG GCGACTGAAGCGTCGCCAGATCTACGTGATCAGCACCGTTGCCCGCCCCGTCCCCCTGGAGCACTATCTCTTCACAGGGAACAGCCCCAAGACCCAGGGGGAGCTCTTCCTGTTGCTGGACTCCCGAGGAGCCTTCCACACAAAAGG GTACTACGCAGCTGCGGAGGCCAAGAAGGAGAGGATGAGCAAACATGCCCAGACCTTTGGGGCCAAGCAGCCCACGCACCAGGGGGGGCCTGCACAG GACCGTGGAGTGTACCTGTCCCTCCTGGCTTCTCTCCGCACGCGTGCCCAGCTGCCTGTGGTGGTGTTCACCTTCTCCCGGGGCCGCTGTGATGAGCAGGCCTCGGGCCTCACTTCCCTTGACCTCACCACAAGTTCAGAGAAGAGTGAGATTCACCTCTTCCTGCAGCGCTGCCTTGCTCGCCTCCGTGGCTCTGACCGCCAGCTGCCCCAG GTCCTGCACATGTCAGAGCTCCTGCACCGAGGCCTGGGTGTGCACCACAGTGGCATCCTGCCCATCCTCAAGGAGATCGTGGAGATGCTCTTCAGCCGCGGCCTGGTCAAG GTCTTGTTTGCCACGGAGACCTTCGCCATGGGTGTAAACATGCCCGCCCGTACCGTGGTGTTTGACTCCATGCGCAAGCACGATGGCTCTACCTTCCGGGACCTGCTCCCCGGGGAGTATGTGCAGATGGCAGGCCGGGCGGGGCGCAGGGGCCTGGACCCCACAGGCACCGTCATCCTGCTCTGCAAGGGCCGCGTGCCTGAGATGGCAGACCTGCACCGCATGATGATG GGGAAGCCGTCCCAGCTGCAGTCCCAGTTCCGCCTCACATACACTATGATCCTCAACCTGCTACGGGTGGATGCTCTCAGGGTGGAGGACATGATGAAGAGGAGCTTCTCTGAGTTTCCATCCCGCAAGGACAGCAAG GCCCATGAACAAGCTCTGGCTGAACTGACCAAGAGGCTGGGGGCCTTGGAGGAGCCTGACGTGACTGGCCAACTGGCCGACCTGCCTGAGTATTACAGCTGGGGGGAGGAATTGACAGAGACCCGGCACATGATCCAG AGACGCATCGTAGAGTCTGTGAATGGGCTGAAATCTCTCTCAGTGGGAAGAGTGGTGGTGGTGAAGAATCAGGAGCATCACAGCACTCTGGGTGTGATCCTGCAG GTCTCCTCAAACTCCATCAGCAGAGTATTCACAACCCTGGTCTTGTGTGATAAGCCCGCGTCTCAGGACCCACAGGATGGGGGGCCAGCCACTCCAGATGTCCCCCACCCAGATGACCTCGTGGGATTCAAGCTGTTCCTGCCTGAAG GGCCCTGTGACCACACTGTGACCAAGCTCCAGCCAGGAGACGTGGCTGCCATCACCACCAAGGTGCTCCGGGTGAATGGAGAGAAGATCTTGGAGGACTTCAGCAAGAGGCAGCAGCCGAAATTCAA gaaggatcctcccctcGCAGCTGTGACCACTGCTGTCCAGGAACTGCTGCGCCTGGCCCAGGCCTACCCAGCAGGACCCCCCACCCTCGATCCTGTCAACGACCTGCAGCTCAAGGATGTGTCAGTCGTGGAGGGTGGGCTCCGGGCTCGGAAGCTAGAGGAGCTGATCCGGGGGGCTCAGTGTGTGTACAGCCCCCGTTTTCCTGCCCAG TACCTGAAGCTGCGGGAGCGAATGCGGATACAGAAGGAGATGGAGCGGCTGCGATTCCTACTGTCGGATCAGTCGCTGCTGCTGCTCCCCGAGTACCACCAGcgagtggag GTGCTCCGAACCCTGGGTTATGTGGATGAGGCGGGTACCGTGAAGCTGGCAGGGCGGGTGGCTTGTGCCATGAGCAGCCATGAGCTGCTCCTTACTGAGCTCATGTTTGACAACGCACTGAGCGCCCTGCGGCCTGAGGAGATCGCAGCCCTGCTCTCCGGGCTGGTCTGCCAGagccctggggaccctggggaTCAGCTCCCGAGCACCCTCAAGCAG GGAGTAGAACGTGTCCAGGCTGTGGCCAAGCGCATTGGTGAGGTCCAGGTGGCCTGTGGCCTGAACCAGACAGTGGAGGAATTTGTTGGGGAGCTGAATTTTGGGCTGGTTGAGGTTGTGTACGAGTGGGCCCGGGGCATG CCCTTCTCTGAGTTGGCAGGGCTCTCGGGAACCCCCGAAGGCCTGGTGGTCCGCTGCATCCAGCGCCTGGCTGAGATGTGCCGCTCGCTTCGGGGGGCAGCCCGCCTGGTAGGAGAGCCTGTGCTGGGTGCCAAGATGGAGACAGCAGCTACCCTGCTACGGCGCGACATCGTCTTTGCAGCCAGCCTCTACACCCAGTGA
- the DXO gene encoding decapping and exoribonuclease protein, whose translation MEPRGTKRGAGKIEVAESRNKLPRLPPSLPTDPALYSGPFPFYRRPSELGCFSLDAQRQYHGDARALRYYSPPPTHGPGPDFDLRDGYPDRYQPRDEDVREGLDHLLRWLLEHRGQLEGGPGWLAGAVVTWRGHLTKLLTTPYERQEGWQLAASRFQGTLYLSEVETPAARAQRLARPPLLRELMYMGYKFEQYMCADKPGGSPDPSGEVNTNVAFCSVLRSRLGSHPLLFSGEVDCTDPQAPSTQPPTCYVELKTSKEMHSPGQWKSFYRHKLLKWWAQSFLPGVPSVVAGFRNPEGFVCSLKTFPTMQMFEYVRNDRDGWNPSVCMNFCAAFLSFAQSTVVQDDPRLVHLFSWEPRGPVTVSVHRDAPYAFLPMWYVEAMTQDLLSPPKTPSPKY comes from the exons ATGGAGCCCAGAGGGACCAAGAGAGGAGCTGGGAAGATAGAGGTAGCTGAATCTCGGAACAAACTGCCTCGTCTACCGCCCTCACTGCCCACAGACCCCGCCCTCTACTCTGGGCCTTTTCCTTTCTACCGGCGCCCTTCAGAACTGGGCTGCTTCTCCCTGGATGCGCAACGCCAGTACCATGGAGATGCCCGAGCCCTGCGCTACTAtagcccaccccccacccacggTCCAGGCCCGGACTTTGACCTCAGAGACGGATACCCTGATCGATACCAGCCCCGGGACGAGGACGTCCGAGAAGGGCTGGACCACCTGCTACGTTGGCTCCTGGAACACCGAGGCCAGCTGGAGGG GGGTCCAGGCTGGCTGGCAGGAGCTGTAGTGACATGGCGGGGGCACCTGACAAAATTGCTGACAACACCATATGAGCGGCAGGAGGGCTGGCAGCTGGCAGCCTCCCGGTTCCAGGGGACACTGTACCTGAGTGAGGTAGAGACGCCGGCTGCTCGGGCTCAGAGGCTTGCTCGGCCACCGCTCCTCCGGGAGCTTATGTACATGGGTTACAAGTTTGAGCAGTACATGTGTGCAG ACAAACCTGGAGGCTCTCCAGACCCCTCTGGGGAGGTTAACACCAACGTGGCCTTCTGCTCTGTGCTACGCAGCCGCCTGGGAAGCCATCCTCTGCTCTTCTCAGGGGAGGTAGACTGCACAGACCCCCAGGCCCCATCTACACAGCCCCCCACCTGCTATGTGGAGCTCAAGACCTCCAAGGAGATGCACAGCCCTGGCCAATGGAAGAGCTTCTACAG ACACAAGCTTCTGAAATGGTGGGCTCAGTCCTTCCTCCCAGGGGTCCCGAGTGTTGTTGCTGGCTTCCGTAACCCAGAGGGTTTCGTCTGTTCCCTCAAGACCTTTCCTACCATGCAGATGTTTGAATATGTCAGG AATGACCGTGATGGCTGGAATCCCTCTGTGTGCATGAACTTCTGTGCCGCCTTCCTTAGCTTTGCCCAGAGCACAGTTGTCCAGGATGACCCCAG GCTTGTCCACCTCTTCTCCTGGGAGCCTCGTGGCCCAGTCACTGTGTCTGTACATCGAGATGCACCCTATGCCTTCCTGCCCATGTGGTACGTGGAAGCCATGACCCAGGACCTCCTGTCACCCCCTAAGACTCCCTCCCCCAAGTACTGA